The following is a genomic window from Haliaeetus albicilla chromosome 13, bHalAlb1.1, whole genome shotgun sequence.
TggcagaaagaaagggaggagggtgggAATGTATGACCTGTACTGGAACTGCTGCTGATACGTAATGATGGCCGAAGTGATCACAATGAAACTGGTTTTAGCAGTCTCTTCATATAAATGCATAAACTTAAGTACTGCATGGACGGAAACACATTGTATGTTGGTGTTTTATAGTAAATAATGTCCtcctaaataaaaaatattgcagtAAAATAAGGTAAAGTcactgggaattttttttagtaaattctttttattcattaaCAGCAAAAGTTGAAACCAGACCTGCAGATAGAGCGTGTGCTTGAACAATACAGCTTGCGTtcaagagaagaagaaaagaaaaaagaagagatatattcagagaaaaagatttttgaGACAATAAAAACAATTGAGAAAGCATCATCAAAAACAAAGGAGCTAGAGTTCGGTGGAAGAATCGGTATGTGTGCAAATTGTCTTAATAGTTGAAAATTATTACTCTTTTATGTTTTTTGCTTATTGACGATACTGTCATGTCAAGAActgttttttccaatttttgGATACTTGTTGCAGAATCTGGTCATATGACAGCGCTTCATGTAGTCTGTACTGGTATTGGTGGCAGTCAAAGAACTGTTACTACACTTGGTTCTCTTGTGAAATATAGTGAAGATCTTGAGTCTTCCCTTGCACAGTgagattaaaatatttccaaattaGATTTAAGAAGTAACTAGcaaagtttttgtttttgtcgtggtttaaccccagccagcaactaagcaccacgcagctgctcactcacttcccccccacccccaaagtgggatgggggagagaatcaggaaaagaagtaaaactcatgggttgagatgataacggtttaatagaacagaaaagaagaaactagtaacGATAATGATaccactaataaaatgacaatagtaataataaaaggattggaatatacaaaacaagtgatgcacaatgcagttgctcaccacctgctggTCGATGCCTAGCTAGTCCCTGAGCCacaatccccccacccccattccccccagtttatatactgggcatgatgtcacatggtatggaataccctgttggccagtttgggtcagctgccctggctgtgtcacctcccaacttcttgtgcccctccagccttcttgttgtctgggcatcagaagctgaaaaatccttgactttagactaaacattacttagcaacaactgaaaacatcagtgtgttaccaacattcttctcatacctaactcaaaacatagcactgtaccagctactaggaagacaattaactctatcccagctgaaaccaggacagttttcAAAACCTAGGTGCTTTGAACTCAACGGTAAAGTATTCTTCATACAgttttttaacagttttaaagGGTAGCAGTGGGTGTTATCCTTCAGTTTGGTTATATAGCCCCATATGGGAGTGAGAAGTATGTCTCTATCCCATTACATGACTGGGCGATTGCTGCTGTCTTGCTTCAGGAATAGATAATGACAACCTCTTCTTTATTGCTAAAGTTAATATCTAGCTTTATTAGTGGGCTTGAAActagttttttattttctgtgtttatctTCTAATACAGCATGATGTCTCTTTACAGGGACCTTCATGCTGATATTTTTCCTGCCTGCTACTGTATTCTACTTGCTGTTGATGTGCAAACAAGATGACCCCAGTCTTGTGAacttcccccctcctctcccagcactTGAAAGTCTTTGGGAGGCTAGGgtgtttggtgtttttcttctgtggtttttcCTTCAAGCTCTGTTTTCGTTACTGCCAATTGGAAAGGTAAGCGGTCAGTAGCAATTGGGTCTTTACAGATAATTAATTTGTGCGTTAGGCTTGGAAGGTAGGGTATGTTCTTAATGCAGTTAagttaaaagcaaatgaattaGTTTTCCATATTAAGCTGGAATATGGCTACTGCAGATTTCTGTAAGCTTAAGATAACACAGTTCGTTAAGAATTTAACGGCTGTGCATTTCACAGTCTTACAGTAGAAAAGGCAGAAGGCCCTATAGGAGTTGAAATCAAAGCATGGATAAAATTTTCTTGGTAGAATTCTAGAAGAATTTCAGGAATCTGACTTTTAAATCGACAAAACTGTTTGATACTCAGTTTCTTATTGATACCCAGTGTTTTGGAATGTAATCTTCACTTAAAGGAAGCTATAAACCATTCTAGCCATATGTATATTGGGCAAATACTCTGTTTCCCTCTTTTTGTAACTTGAGGGATACTGGCAGATTCTGAAAGAACACTCTAATAAATAGATCATTCAGTCATGTTGTTctatggttggactcaatgatcttcAAGGTCCTTtcacctaaatgattctatggttctattGCTATACATGCTTAGAATTATTGGAGCCATTCTGTTTTCCTGAGGCTggttaggaagagattttttttttttttaagtttttatttgaaactgttaccctttttcttttcatattgaAAGTATGCTTTTGAGAATAATGCATGATCTTCAGATTTGAATGTGTCCAGCTGGTTACCTTGATTCAGTGTCTTAGTGGCAGTGATGTGCTTGATTTCCCTCCCCTGCCAGTGTCCTTAGAAAGTACTTTGTTGAAACACtagtattttattctttgtagGTTGTAGAAGGCCTGCCTCTTTCAAATGGAAGGAAACTGCAGTACCGGATAAATGGTAAGCACATTGCAGTTGCTTATTCTGAAACTTGATATCCCTATCTGATTTGCAGTGCTCAGTACCATGAGATACAAGTTATGAAAGATACACTCTATGGTCAAACTAGGTATCTGTTGTAAATCTTTCGTAAAATAGGATGAACCTCTTCTTCTTCGAAGAAGAAGGTTAGTAATGATCAGGAACTTGCCCCAAGAGCAAGACTTTACACTATACGGGGCACCTGGTCTGCATCCAGTTGTGACTGGTGACTTCTGTCCTTTTCCTTGCCTAATTGCTAAACAGGCAGTTGCCTATCGGAAGTGTTAGTAATGCTCATGTAACAAGGGTTGTTGTTCCAGATGTTCAGGAGTGATCTGAAGAGATCTAATCCCATGTGTCTAGATCATCTTGGGATGTCTCTGATTTACAGACTAATAACTAGTAGTGTGTTGTAATTGATTTAAGATGTTCTTATTCTTGCCTGGCAAAAAACAGTTCTGAGTCCTTATTCAGATCTGATTTCACTTCCTATGAATAAGGCAAGTTTCTCATCTAGGTTTAGAGTATGGTTTAATGTATTTCAGCAGTCCTGCTTTTTCAGGCTTAAATAGGAAGTGTACTTTGATGCCTTGCAGGTATTCCAGACTACCTGTTTGATTAATTAGTCAGTTCAAGGACACTGTCTCGTGGTAATGGAATTCAAATGTTATATTACAAAGTTGAGTGGAGTTTTGTCATAGTCTGGTAAGATGCACCATTTTAAAGTTGGAATAGGGCTGTAAATCGTAAGAGTGAACCGCATCCTACGGAAGTGAGTCATATTGAGGCTGCCTCCATAACTTTTTTGGTTCTGGACTTCTGTCTTTAGTAGGAGCATAgtcctgcaattttttttctgtattctgatAAAGGGAGGAAATAAGCTATGTGATTTGGATggcttaaaaaggaaaaaataaaaaggagggggggggggggggggaagaagccATCTTCTTGCTGCTTGAAAGGCTAATTCTCAAAGCAACTTTGAAAGCCTTCTTGAGGAAAGGAAGACgaccagtgacaggacaagaggcaatggacacaaactgaaaacatcattCCATTCTACATGATTTTATACTCTCAAAGTACAAAAGTTTTGTGTTCAAGTTTTGACTTGATAGTTATTTCAATACTTTAATTACTGCTATCTCTATTGAGGTATATatgaagataataaaaaaaagaaaatatggttATCTAAACTGTCCCACAGATAAGATTTTGTGATCTGCTATCATTATCCAGGAGTAGTGTCAGTGTCCATTTTTCCACTAAAAGCTGAAATTGGATTGTATGTTGTAAAAAAATGTAGGAGTGCTCAGAGTGTtactgcctcttgtccttttgAGGAGGAGTGCAGGAAATTTCAGGGCATAGATAGAATGTCCTAGGTACATTCCTGTGCCCCAGAAGTTTGAACCTCAGGAGGATGGGATGTGTAAGACGTTATTGGAATATAGACAAATCTTGGAAGaagtaaaaatgcagaaaggctGGACTGGGTAGGTTCTACTTAGAGTGATCTTTTATTTTGGctaatatgtttttcttctctatccTTTAGggttttatgcttttattttgacTGCTGCAGCTATTGGAactttattatattttcaaTTTGAACTTCATTATTTGTATGATCACTTCATGCAGTTTGCAGTGtcagctgcagctttttctATGGTGTTGAGTATTTATCTGTATGTTCGGTCCCTGAAAGCACCTGAAGAAGAACTAGCACCAGGTGGAAATTCTGGTGAGTTATAACTATTTTGGATAATTTATTTCCAATTGTTTggtacagttttatttttatgaattaaaGGCTAGATTTAGGGCTGGTTATTACAACACTGTGacttttactttctgtcaaTGTAAAATTCATGTTGCAAGTTAAATGGCAATTTCTTGTTCATGCTCAGATACTGTACAATGCTTAAAATCTTGGTTGGATTGTCTTGAATAGCTTACAGAAAATTATCTTGGCTGGTCTAGTCCCCTAGCAATGAGAGGAcagttccttcctttctgttttcagcattTGTCTAAGAGGCTTGTCTAGTTTGCTTCATAGTGCCCTTCCTGGTGGGCCTTTTCCTGAAACAGCtgggaatggaaagaaaaactgaaaatctagATGTTTTGGCAGTGGGAAGTCAGGTACAGAACTTGAAATTACGGTGTATTtctaaacttttattttcctgtgcaCTTTTAAATCTATTAGCTGAATtgagttttcaaaagaaattttgatTCAGTCATGAGACTGCCTACCTAGAAAGTATCAGTTACATGTATATGGTTTTTATAGACTGAGAAGTCAATTAGCATTAAATATTGACCAAACTATTAAAAATGATCATAGGGTgactaagaaagaaaatttatggACAGAATATTTAGTGTATTAAAATGAAGTATTCAGATATCCTCAGTTCCTTTGTCAGTGCagcatgtatgtgtgtgaagGGCAATAATAAATGATcataaattgttttttctttgaagagtGCAGTTCTGGTCTCTGTAAGTGGCATAGTAGGATTCTGTAACTGTTCTGCAAAGTGCTTGTTATTTGCTAACTTGGTGCAGGATATCTTGAAGTCAAGGTattgtattttccttctggTCCATCTCTTTCGATGGACAGGTAATTGTCACAGCTAAAGGAATTCTTGCTCccagagaagagcaatgaagTAGGAGAAGAAGTAGAATTAATTAATACCATAAGATCATGTTCACAGAAACTGTGATGTGAGCTTCAGGATAAGGCTGAAAATAAGGAACAAATGCCAAGGAGACATAAGCCTACAGTAACTTCTAAAGTGTTTAGTCCTCctgataaataaaatatttgggtcTCTTATATTATAAGCCATGTGGggtttgctttgtattttgcatATACTCTCACATTTTTCTTGCCCATCGAaaggcttgtttttttttttttttcctataatgAGAGAACTTTAGTAGAAAGTAGGAACTCCTTTATGGGGAGGAGTGTAGTGGCAGATAAAAGGAAGAGTACTGCTAACAAAGATTGTGTCTTATCTGCAGGGTATCTTGTGTATGATTTTTTTACTGGACATGAATTAAACCCTCGTATTGGCAGTTTTGACCTCAAATACTTTTGTGAATTGCGTCCAGGATTAATTGGCTGGGTGAGTCAGTAATCttagttattttatttgcttaaatattacacaagttgattattttttaatatagataTAAAATTAGTATTAAGGATACAATATGTATttataagcaggaaaaaagtacTTACAAACAGTTTTGTGTTGCCAGATTTTTAATGACCATTTTCGTTCACTTTAGGAAAATTTCTACATTCTAGCTTCTTTGCTTTGTGGGAAATGAAAACCTTTCTTAAAGTATTCATATGTTGAGGTTATACAGCTTCAGAAATGTAGTTAGTTGTAAAACTGTGTCTTGTGAAAtaggttatttttaaaacttaaacgTTGGTCAAAAACATCTGTATTAAAATGTCTGATAGTGTAATAGAGAAGACCACTTTCTTTTACAAGGAAAATtggtaataaaatattttctaaactaGGTTGTTATAAACTTGGCAATGCTTTTGGCTGAGATGAAGATACACAATCAAAGTATGCCATCTCTGTCAATGATACTTGTGAACAGCTTTCAGCTTCTGTATGTGGTGGATGCTCTTTGGAATGAGGTAAATGGCAATCATATTACACTGTTACCATTTCCAATTACAATGTTAAATGAATGAAGCTTTGTAAATTCTAAATTCCTTTCTTCTTGTTGCTAGGAAGCTATTTTGACTACAATGGATATTACCCATGATGGATTTGGATTCATGCTAGCATTTGGAGATTTGGTGTGGGTTCCGTTTGTCTACAGTCTGCAGGCTTTCTATTTAGTTGGTCATCCTACTGTGATTTCTTGGCCTGTTGCTGCTGCAATTACTATTCTGAACTGTAAGTTATAGTAAATGTTATTGTTACTGGTAGTAACAACatagcactgattttgtttctttgagtTGTGAGGTGAAGCTTTAGCTAAGATGCAGTGATCGTATTTTCTGTATTACCACAGCTGGTGGAAGCATGTGTCTGACTACTGTTTAATACAGAGAATAtaataaatttgcattttattaaatgaaGGATAAATGAGACTCTGGACACCCAATCGTTCTGTTGAGAGGCGTCTTTAGATGGATTCTGTCTGGAGTTGCAGAAGTgacttaaaacattttgaatgaAGTGTAGCAGATGCCTTTTGAAGTCAGTCTGAGTGACTGTGAGTGgctcttacaaaaaaaaaaaaaagcagtcaatAGCTTGTTGGCTATGCTTTACTGAACCTAGGGAAAAAGAGGTTTTGTTGTTTAACAATTTGCATCTCCTTCCCTGATGCCCATAGTTATATACTCATGTCAACAGAAAACATCTCCTTTTTTCTAGCGGAGTGCTTTGAGAAACGATCTTGCATCTTTAGGGGACCTTAAGTTTGCACCAATATGGATGGCCTTGTAGTTTGTCCCTTTTATCTAAGTAGTAaacctaaaagaaaaagttttttgtAGACATGACAAAGAATTTAAACACTTGGAAAGAATATGAAGGCGTACAACTTGGTATGTGCAATCCTCAGAAATATAGCATATCTTTTTCATGTTtggttaatattttttcttggtttttttttttttttttaaatctttatttgaAGTAGGTTGTGATCATGTTTTTTCAATACAGCCttggaaaaagcaaatttaagCTGCCTTGTGAAA
Proteins encoded in this region:
- the LBR gene encoding delta(14)-sterol reductase LBR isoform X1, which produces MPNRRFADGEVVMGRWPGSVLYYEVQVTSYDDVSHLYTVKYKDGTELALKESDIRSQSSFKHRKSQSSSSSPSRRSTSRSRSRSPGRPAKGRRRSSSQSREHKDDKKKTIQETIQETNLALLKPSENNTRRYNGEPDSTERNDTSSIILEQKLKPDLQIERVLEQYSLRSREEEKKKEEIYSEKKIFETIKTIEKASSKTKELEFGGRIGTFMLIFFLPATVFYLLLMCKQDDPSLVNFPPPLPALESLWEARVFGVFLLWFFLQALFSLLPIGKVVEGLPLSNGRKLQYRINGFYAFILTAAAIGTLLYFQFELHYLYDHFMQFAVSAAAFSMVLSIYLYVRSLKAPEEELAPGGNSGYLVYDFFTGHELNPRIGSFDLKYFCELRPGLIGWVVINLAMLLAEMKIHNQSMPSLSMILVNSFQLLYVVDALWNEEAILTTMDITHDGFGFMLAFGDLVWVPFVYSLQAFYLVGHPTVISWPVAAAITILNFIGYYIFRSANSQKNNFRRNPSDPKLAYLKFIPTATGKGLLVTGWWGFVRHPNYLGDIIMALAWSLPCGFNHILPYFYVIYFICLLIHREARDEHHCKQKYGLAWERYCQRVPYRIFPYIY
- the LBR gene encoding delta(14)-sterol reductase LBR isoform X2 — its product is MPNRRFADGEVVMGRWPGSVLYYEVQVTSYDDVSHLYTVKYKDGTELALKESDIRSQSSFKHRKSQSSSSSPSRRSTSRSRSRSPGRPAKGRRRSSSQSREHKDDKKKTIQETIQETNLASENNTRRYNGEPDSTERNDTSSIILEQKLKPDLQIERVLEQYSLRSREEEKKKEEIYSEKKIFETIKTIEKASSKTKELEFGGRIGTFMLIFFLPATVFYLLLMCKQDDPSLVNFPPPLPALESLWEARVFGVFLLWFFLQALFSLLPIGKVVEGLPLSNGRKLQYRINGFYAFILTAAAIGTLLYFQFELHYLYDHFMQFAVSAAAFSMVLSIYLYVRSLKAPEEELAPGGNSGYLVYDFFTGHELNPRIGSFDLKYFCELRPGLIGWVVINLAMLLAEMKIHNQSMPSLSMILVNSFQLLYVVDALWNEEAILTTMDITHDGFGFMLAFGDLVWVPFVYSLQAFYLVGHPTVISWPVAAAITILNFIGYYIFRSANSQKNNFRRNPSDPKLAYLKFIPTATGKGLLVTGWWGFVRHPNYLGDIIMALAWSLPCGFNHILPYFYVIYFICLLIHREARDEHHCKQKYGLAWERYCQRVPYRIFPYIY